Below is a genomic region from Streptococcus salivarius.
ATTGACTTCTGATGCTCTAGCTGAAAAAATTCATGAGCTTAACGGTGGAGATGGCTTCTATTTCTATGATGCCGCTGCACCAATCGTTGATAAAGCGACTATCGATATGAACAAGGTTTACCTTAAGTCACGCTATGACAAGGGTGAAGCAGCTTATCTAAACTGTCCAATGACTAAGGAAGAGTTCATGGCTTTCCATGAGGCCTTGACAACAGCTGAAGAAGCTCCTTTGAATTCCTTTGAAAAAGAAAAGTATTTCGAAGGGTGTATGCCTATCGAGGTCATGGCTAAACGTGGCATTAAGACAATGCTCTATGGCCCTATGAAACCAGTTGGTTTGGAGTATCCTGAGGATTATAAAGGACCACGTGACGGTGATTTCAAGACACCTTATGCGGTTGTTCAGCTTCGTCAGGACAATGCGGCTGGTAGCCTCTACAATATCGTTGGTTTCCAAACCCACCTCAAATGGGGCGAGCAAAAGCGTGTCTTCCAAATGATTCCAGGACTTGAAAATGCTGAATTTGTACGTTATGGGGTTATGCACCGTAACTCTTACATGGATTCGCCAAATTTGTTAAAACAAACCTTCCAATCAAAATCAAACCCTAATTTGTTCTTTGCAGGGCAAATGACCGGTGTTGAAGGTTATGTTGAATCAGCTGCTTCAGGTTTGGTTGCTGGAATCAATGCTGCCCGTCTCTTTAAGGGTGAAGAAGAAGTCATCTTCCCTCACACAACAGCTATCGGTAGTCTTCCATACTATGTGACTCACGCTGAAAGTAAACATTTCCAACCAATGAATGTTAACTTCGGTATTATCAAAGAGTTGGAAGGTCCACGTATTCGTGACAAGAAAGAGCGTTACGAAAAAATTGCTGAGCGTGCTCTTAAAGATTTACAACCTTTTATTCAAGCTTAGTCAACATTAAAATCCCTTACCGAATGCGGTAAGGGATTTTTCAGATCTAAAAGTATTCAATTAACCAAAGAATTTCTTAGCGATATCTTGACCTTGTTTAATTTTAGCCCATTGTTGTGGTGTTGCCAATTCATTACCTGAGTCACATGAGGCGAAACCACATTGGTGAGAAAGGAAGAGACGCTCTTTAGGAAGGATTTGACTAGCTTTTTCAAGCAAGTCAAGAACACGTTCTTCGTCATCAAGTTCAGTTGTTTTAGATGACAAAAGTCCTAGTACAACTTCAGCCTTGCTGTCTTTGAGGGCTTCGAGAGCCTTGATGTCGCCAGCAGTATCGCTGTCCCATTCAAGGAAGAAGCGATCATAGTGTTGCTCTGCCAAGAACTTCTTAGCAATGGCTTCGTAAGTTCCTTCGGCAGCAGAACGGCTTTCATAGTTACCACGACAGTTGTGTGTCCAAACCGTTAAACCAAGTTCGTGA
It encodes:
- the trmFO gene encoding methylenetetrahydrofolate--tRNA-(uracil(54)-C(5))-methyltransferase (FADH(2)-oxidizing) TrmFO translates to MSQSKADYINVIGAGLAGSEAAYQIAKRGIPVKLYEMRGVKATPQHKTTNFAELVCSNSFRGDSLTNAVGLLKEEMRRLDSIIMRNGEAHRVPAGGAMAVDREGYAEAVTAEIENHPLIEVIREEITEIPDDAITVIASGPLTSDALAEKIHELNGGDGFYFYDAAAPIVDKATIDMNKVYLKSRYDKGEAAYLNCPMTKEEFMAFHEALTTAEEAPLNSFEKEKYFEGCMPIEVMAKRGIKTMLYGPMKPVGLEYPEDYKGPRDGDFKTPYAVVQLRQDNAAGSLYNIVGFQTHLKWGEQKRVFQMIPGLENAEFVRYGVMHRNSYMDSPNLLKQTFQSKSNPNLFFAGQMTGVEGYVESAASGLVAGINAARLFKGEEEVIFPHTTAIGSLPYYVTHAESKHFQPMNVNFGIIKELEGPRIRDKKERYEKIAERALKDLQPFIQA